The bacterium genome includes a window with the following:
- a CDS encoding DMT family transporter → MPPAPLPAAGMSWFWLALLSAAATSVVGIVDKIVVDRVLRDRWSFPFFISLFLGLYAVGLLVVRGALGLFRIPPAPALAIALLPGILQYLASVLYTRALLRTDAATVAAITQTAPLFSVIWGWLAFGEVFRPLGYVGIVLSVACCALLSMEQGQRPRRALNPLLAIIVGSAVLRSLGDLFVKVTLGGQDYWNTFGLSRAALVPITLVLLAHPPHRQLIGRSLRARGAVLLGGMAALELLAIVPLVLSTMAYGRGPLALVSAVRYISPLFVLALTGLLNRVHAGLVPDRDGTNPFPRRAALTVGILAGVVMLRA, encoded by the coding sequence GTGCCCCCGGCACCCTTGCCAGCGGCCGGCATGAGCTGGTTCTGGCTCGCGCTGCTGAGCGCCGCGGCGACCTCGGTCGTCGGCATCGTCGACAAGATCGTGGTCGACCGGGTCCTGCGCGACCGCTGGAGCTTTCCGTTCTTCATCTCGCTCTTTCTCGGTCTCTACGCCGTGGGGCTCCTCGTCGTCCGCGGCGCCTTGGGGCTCTTCCGGATTCCGCCGGCGCCCGCTCTGGCGATTGCGCTGCTGCCCGGGATCCTGCAGTATCTGGCGTCGGTTCTCTACACGCGCGCGCTGCTGAGGACCGACGCGGCCACGGTGGCCGCGATCACCCAGACGGCCCCGCTCTTCTCGGTGATCTGGGGATGGCTGGCCTTCGGGGAGGTCTTCAGACCCTTGGGCTACGTCGGGATCGTGCTGAGTGTGGCGTGCTGCGCCCTGCTCAGCATGGAGCAGGGGCAGCGGCCGCGCCGGGCCCTCAATCCTCTGCTGGCGATCATCGTCGGAAGCGCCGTGCTGCGGAGCCTGGGAGACCTGTTTGTGAAGGTGACGCTCGGGGGCCAGGACTACTGGAACACCTTCGGCCTCAGCCGTGCCGCGCTCGTCCCCATCACCCTGGTCCTCCTGGCCCACCCCCCCCACCGGCAGCTGATCGGGCGCTCGCTCCGCGCCCGAGGCGCCGTGCTGCTCGGGGGGATGGCGGCGCTGGAACTCCTCGCCATCGTGCCGCTGGTGCTGAGCACGATGGCGTACGGTCGCGGCCCGCTGGCCCTGGTCTCGGCCGTCCGGTACATCTCTCCCCTGTTCGTGCTGGCCCTGACCGGCCTGCTCAACCGCGTGCACGCCGGGCTTGTGCCGGATCGGGACGGGACAAACCCCTTCCCGCGGCGCGCGGCGCTGACGGTCGGGATTCTCGCGGGGGTGGTGATGCTGCGCGCATAG
- a CDS encoding M20 family metallopeptidase: MEDLTALKDRVCREIDAMRAALGALSKQVYDNPEIGFQEHKAMRWLGAFLTDGGFAVEPGIAGLQTAFRAEVRGTQDRPCIALLAEYDALPGLGHACGHNLICTASVGAAVALRRAVPRLPGTLTVLGTPAEEGDGGKVTMVERGIFEGVDAAMMFHPARLNLWTRGALAAQSLTIRFRGRSSHAAATPEKGVNALNGLLQTFHAIDSLRQHVTSDVRIHGIITHGGDAANVVPAFAEGQFIVRAGTQKALAEVMARVKRCADGGAAATGARVEFAEGLIYAERNNNRVLAGLFGENLRRLGVEGDQPPTRGGVGSSDIGNVSLVVPTIHPYLSITSADISGHTPEFREAAGSARGFEAMVLAAKGLTMTALDVMYRPDAVDEMWSEFRLRVDAGG, encoded by the coding sequence ATGGAAGACTTAACCGCGCTCAAGGACCGCGTCTGCAGAGAGATCGACGCGATGCGGGCCGCGCTTGGAGCGCTGAGCAAGCAGGTCTACGACAACCCGGAGATCGGGTTTCAGGAGCACAAGGCGATGCGCTGGCTCGGCGCGTTCCTGACGGACGGAGGGTTCGCGGTCGAGCCGGGGATCGCGGGCCTCCAGACCGCGTTCCGCGCCGAAGTCCGCGGCACGCAGGACCGGCCGTGCATCGCCCTGCTCGCCGAGTACGATGCGCTCCCCGGACTCGGGCACGCCTGCGGGCACAACCTGATCTGCACGGCCAGTGTGGGTGCGGCCGTGGCGCTGCGGCGTGCCGTGCCGCGCCTGCCCGGCACGCTGACCGTGCTCGGGACGCCGGCCGAGGAAGGGGACGGCGGGAAGGTGACCATGGTCGAGCGGGGCATCTTTGAGGGGGTCGACGCCGCGATGATGTTCCATCCCGCGCGACTGAATCTATGGACGCGCGGGGCGCTCGCCGCCCAGTCGCTGACGATCCGGTTCCGCGGCCGCTCGTCGCACGCCGCGGCCACGCCGGAGAAAGGGGTCAACGCACTCAACGGCCTCCTCCAGACCTTTCACGCCATCGACTCCCTGCGGCAGCACGTGACCAGCGACGTGCGCATCCACGGCATCATCACCCACGGCGGTGATGCGGCCAACGTCGTCCCGGCCTTTGCGGAAGGACAGTTCATCGTCAGGGCGGGCACCCAGAAGGCGCTCGCGGAAGTGATGGCCCGGGTGAAGCGCTGCGCCGACGGGGGTGCGGCGGCGACGGGGGCGCGCGTCGAGTTTGCCGAAGGCCTCATCTACGCGGAGCGCAACAACAATCGGGTGCTCGCCGGCCTGTTCGGCGAGAACCTCCGGCGCCTCGGCGTCGAGGGCGATCAACCGCCGACGCGCGGAGGCGTCGGCTCATCGGACATCGGCAACGTCAGCCTGGTGGTGCCGACGATCCACCCGTATCTCAGCATCACCTCGGCCGACATTTCCGGGCACACCCCCGAGTTCCGTGAAGCGGCGGGCTCCGCCAGGGGGTTTGAGGCGATGGTCCTGGCCGCGAAGGGGTTGACGATGACCGCCCTGGACGTGATGTACCGGCCGGACGCGGTGGACGAGATGTGGTCCGAATTCCGGTTGCGCGTCGACGCGGGAGGGTAA
- a CDS encoding S41 family peptidase — MARITLTLLLLTLLINPLGVVAAPADLAVAREAIATLESHHWNPHLDLPAIIGAGVGGLRLALQHAGIDATDLQELPAGLDEPAALNAFGDRLDRAAALAGGKIPERTLLYAGLRAMLKAVGGSHTVFLTPTQRTVAEAILQGKPYDGIGINFVKLDQHWILSAVIPGAPADRAGVRRGDRVVQIDGVAVDGMDSPEIQGLFLGPPGTVMQMTVLRGTAQLPFVIGRAAVTRPVADSRMINDEIAYLKLYGYSLGSGKIIRTELTRLLAARPRGLIVDLREDGGGLITEYVETMGLFLPRGTVIYREIGRDGVAKVGRTAGDPIVPPIPLVVLIDSGAASNGELSAAALKEHLGASLVGEHTAGELEYATLLQLMDGSGMNVAFARVLTAKGIELEGHGYPPDVAIPLDPGSTRDFQLECGVRVMVERLLGVPSKALGCDHSGLASLPRAS; from the coding sequence GTGGCCCGGATCACGCTCACGCTCCTGCTCCTCACCCTGCTCATCAACCCGCTCGGCGTCGTGGCGGCGCCGGCCGATCTGGCCGTGGCCCGGGAGGCCATCGCCACCCTGGAGAGCCATCATTGGAACCCGCACCTCGATCTCCCCGCCATCATCGGGGCCGGGGTTGGCGGACTGCGCCTGGCCCTGCAGCACGCCGGGATCGATGCGACCGACCTTCAAGAACTTCCGGCGGGGCTGGACGAACCGGCGGCGCTCAACGCCTTCGGCGACCGACTCGATCGCGCCGCGGCCTTGGCCGGGGGGAAGATCCCGGAACGTACGCTGCTATACGCGGGCCTCAGGGCTATGCTCAAAGCGGTGGGGGGATCGCACACGGTGTTTCTCACCCCGACGCAGCGAACGGTCGCGGAAGCGATCCTCCAGGGGAAACCCTACGACGGCATCGGGATCAACTTCGTGAAATTGGACCAGCACTGGATTTTGAGCGCGGTCATCCCGGGTGCCCCCGCCGACCGCGCCGGGGTGCGCCGGGGGGATCGGGTCGTGCAGATCGATGGCGTCGCGGTGGACGGAATGGACAGCCCTGAGATCCAAGGTCTCTTCCTCGGCCCGCCCGGCACCGTCATGCAGATGACGGTCCTCCGGGGCACCGCTCAACTGCCGTTCGTGATCGGGCGGGCGGCGGTCACCAGACCGGTGGCCGACAGCCGGATGATCAACGACGAGATCGCGTATCTCAAACTCTATGGGTATTCCCTGGGATCGGGGAAGATCATCCGGACAGAGCTCACCCGGCTGCTGGCGGCCCGTCCACGCGGGCTGATCGTGGACCTGCGGGAGGACGGAGGCGGGCTCATCACCGAGTATGTCGAAACGATGGGCCTGTTTCTCCCGCGGGGGACCGTCATTTACCGGGAAATCGGGCGTGACGGCGTGGCGAAGGTCGGGAGGACAGCGGGCGATCCGATCGTGCCGCCCATACCCCTGGTGGTGCTCATCGATTCCGGTGCCGCCTCAAACGGCGAATTGAGCGCCGCCGCGCTCAAAGAGCACCTCGGTGCCTCCCTCGTGGGCGAGCACACGGCCGGCGAACTCGAATATGCCACGCTGCTGCAGCTCATGGATGGATCCGGCATGAACGTCGCATTCGCCCGCGTCCTGACGGCCAAGGGGATCGAGCTCGAGGGCCACGGATACCCACCGGATGTCGCGATCCCGCTCGATCCCGGCAGCACGCGCGATTTTCAATTGGAATGCGGAGTCAGGGTGATGGTGGAACGCCTGCTGGGGGTTCCATCCAAGGCTTTGGGGTGCGACCACTCGGGGCTGGCGTCGCTGCCGCGGGCTTCGTAG
- a CDS encoding zinc-binding dehydrogenase: MNAIVLHEPGGSGALRFETVADPAPGAGEAVVRVRAAALNHRDLFICKGQYAGVRFPIILGSDGAGDVVELGTGVTDVRRGDRVVINPSLDWGDDPRAQGPRWRILGLPENGTFAELVKVPAANVLPRPPHLSDEEAAALPLAGLTAYRAVVTRGRVQRGETVLVMGIGGGVATLALLIAKQAGARVLVTSGSDAKLERARALGADGGFNYKTADWVREVRGAAGGTGPDLIIDGAGGATFDRALDAVRPGGRIVSYGATTGTAPEVAVRRIFWKQLNVLGSTMGTPDDFRGMLSLFSAAELHPIVDQAFPLAEVGRAFQRMDEATQFGKIVLRVG; the protein is encoded by the coding sequence ATGAACGCGATCGTGCTGCACGAGCCCGGGGGGTCGGGGGCCCTCCGGTTCGAGACCGTGGCCGATCCTGCCCCGGGGGCTGGGGAGGCGGTCGTCCGCGTCCGGGCCGCGGCTCTCAACCACCGCGATCTGTTCATCTGCAAAGGACAGTATGCCGGTGTGCGGTTCCCCATCATTCTGGGATCGGATGGTGCCGGGGATGTCGTGGAGCTCGGGACGGGCGTGACAGACGTCCGCCGGGGCGATCGGGTCGTGATCAACCCCAGCCTGGACTGGGGCGACGATCCGCGGGCTCAGGGCCCGCGGTGGCGGATCCTCGGCCTCCCCGAAAACGGCACTTTTGCCGAATTGGTGAAGGTGCCTGCGGCGAACGTCCTGCCCCGCCCGCCTCATCTCTCCGACGAAGAAGCGGCGGCACTCCCCCTGGCGGGGTTGACGGCGTACCGTGCGGTGGTGACGCGCGGGCGCGTCCAGCGGGGCGAAACCGTGCTTGTAATGGGGATCGGCGGAGGGGTGGCGACTTTGGCGCTGCTGATCGCCAAGCAGGCCGGGGCCCGCGTGCTGGTGACGTCGGGGAGCGATGCGAAACTTGAGCGGGCACGGGCGCTCGGCGCGGATGGGGGATTCAACTACAAGACCGCGGACTGGGTGCGCGAAGTTCGGGGGGCCGCCGGGGGGACGGGGCCCGACCTCATCATCGACGGAGCGGGCGGCGCCACATTCGACCGGGCGCTCGACGCGGTTCGGCCGGGGGGGCGAATCGTCAGCTACGGTGCGACGACGGGAACCGCGCCCGAGGTCGCCGTCCGGCGCATCTTCTGGAAACAGCTCAACGTCCTTGGGTCGACGATGGGGACCCCGGACGATTTCCGCGGGATGCTCTCGCTCTTCAGCGCAGCGGAGCTGCACCCGATTGTGGACCAGGCCTTCCCGCTCGCCGAGGTGGGCCGGGCCTTCCAGCGGATGGATGAGGCGACCCAGTTCGGGAAGATCGTGTTGCGAGTCGGTTAG
- a CDS encoding M20/M25/M40 family metallo-hydrolase, producing the protein MAGLHAALDRSADAHLGEVEAIAAIPAPSFQEHDRAVYVAQRFREAGLSAIAIDEADNVRGTLQSGAARPHVILAAHMDTVYPRETHTPPQRSGTKLLGSSVRDNSPGVAALITLANAFREAGHPAVGRLEFVATTGEEGLGDLRGMRHRLRPQEVRPDAVLVVDGSLGQIIHQGIAVRRFAVRYETDGGHSWGDFGAPNAIHEVASLIHALTGTRLPSDPKTTLNVGVIHGGTSVNTIAAAAEIQIDFRSVEGRCVDDLTARLGALTQPFEERGVRVTTTIIGDRPGGRIPPDHPLVAAVRDAHRARGIEPRLAAASTDANIPLAMGIPAISMGVSGGGHVHSPREWLDTASLLPGLHLLADVVSHVVKVARP; encoded by the coding sequence ATGGCGGGGCTTCACGCCGCGCTGGACCGCAGCGCGGATGCGCACCTAGGCGAGGTGGAGGCGATCGCCGCGATCCCCGCTCCAAGCTTCCAGGAACACGACCGTGCGGTCTACGTGGCGCAGCGATTTCGGGAAGCGGGTCTCAGCGCGATCGCGATCGACGAAGCCGACAACGTCCGCGGGACGCTGCAGAGCGGGGCCGCGCGGCCACACGTCATCCTGGCCGCGCACATGGACACGGTCTATCCGCGAGAAACACACACCCCACCCCAGCGGTCGGGGACGAAGCTGCTGGGGTCCAGCGTGAGGGACAACTCGCCCGGCGTTGCCGCCCTGATCACCTTGGCGAACGCCTTTCGCGAGGCCGGGCACCCCGCGGTCGGGCGCCTGGAGTTCGTCGCGACCACAGGCGAAGAGGGATTGGGCGACCTCCGGGGGATGCGCCACCGGCTGCGGCCGCAGGAGGTCCGGCCGGATGCCGTACTCGTGGTGGACGGCTCGCTCGGGCAGATCATCCACCAGGGCATCGCGGTGAGACGGTTCGCGGTCAGGTACGAAACCGATGGGGGGCACAGTTGGGGCGACTTCGGCGCCCCGAACGCCATCCACGAGGTCGCCTCCCTCATCCACGCGCTGACCGGGACGCGCCTTCCCTCGGACCCCAAGACCACGCTCAACGTCGGGGTGATCCATGGCGGCACATCGGTCAACACCATCGCCGCGGCGGCGGAGATCCAGATCGACTTTCGGTCCGTGGAGGGACGGTGCGTCGACGACCTCACGGCGCGCCTCGGAGCACTGACGCAGCCATTTGAAGAGCGCGGGGTGCGGGTCACCACCACGATCATCGGGGATCGCCCCGGGGGCCGAATCCCCCCGGACCATCCGCTGGTCGCAGCGGTCCGGGACGCGCACCGGGCGCGCGGCATCGAGCCCCGCCTGGCCGCCGCCAGTACCGACGCGAACATTCCGCTGGCCATGGGGATTCCCGCGATCTCGATGGGCGTCTCCGGAGGGGGTCACGTGCACTCACCGCGCGAGTGGTTGGACACCGCCTCGCTCCTGCCGGGTCTGCACCTGCTGGCCGATGTCGTGTCCCACGTCGTCAAGGTGGCCCGCCCGTGA
- a CDS encoding amidohydrolase/deacetylase family metallohydrolase, protein MTSDANAPAAFDLVLQGGTLIDPAQGISARKDVAFAGGKVAAVADALPAGSAELIDCAGRVIAPGMIDLHVHVFYGVSHYGIEADPHCVAKGVTTAVDAGSAGADTFPGFRKYVIDVAATRLLAHLNISSQGMLSREVGELDDIKYASMPKAIATIERHRDVLLGVKVRLTRNAIVGEAAGIRPLHLARAAADAVGLPIMVHPQGAWCDSLDDILAVMRTGDILTHCFHAHTHGILDPEGKVRRSVREAMERGVVFDVGHGEGSFSWEVAEQALREGVLPQTISSDLHRYNVDGPVYDLATTLSKFLHLGLSLEEALRRVTAVPAGVIRMADRIGTLRVGAWGDAVVCDLQEGRFDLIDSHGRHRLGRRRLVPTTVVRAGKRYHPPIGRAGLARDRG, encoded by the coding sequence ATGACCTCCGACGCCAACGCGCCTGCGGCGTTCGACCTGGTGCTCCAGGGCGGGACGCTGATTGACCCGGCGCAGGGAATTTCCGCCAGGAAGGATGTCGCGTTCGCCGGCGGCAAAGTCGCCGCCGTTGCCGACGCCCTACCCGCCGGGTCGGCCGAACTCATCGACTGCGCCGGGCGGGTGATCGCTCCGGGGATGATCGACCTGCACGTCCACGTGTTCTACGGCGTGAGCCACTACGGGATCGAAGCCGATCCGCACTGCGTCGCCAAAGGGGTGACCACCGCGGTCGACGCCGGGTCGGCCGGGGCCGATACCTTCCCAGGGTTTCGGAAGTACGTGATCGACGTGGCCGCGACCCGACTGCTCGCCCACCTGAACATCTCCTCGCAGGGGATGCTGTCGCGGGAGGTCGGCGAGCTGGACGATATCAAGTACGCCAGCATGCCCAAAGCCATCGCCACGATCGAACGGCATCGCGATGTGTTGCTGGGGGTCAAGGTTCGATTGACCCGAAACGCGATCGTCGGCGAAGCGGCGGGGATCCGGCCCCTGCACTTGGCCCGGGCGGCCGCCGACGCGGTGGGCCTCCCCATCATGGTGCATCCCCAGGGCGCTTGGTGCGACTCGCTGGACGATATCCTCGCCGTGATGCGCACCGGCGACATCTTGACACACTGCTTCCACGCGCATACGCACGGCATCCTCGACCCCGAGGGAAAGGTCCGCCGGTCAGTGCGCGAGGCCATGGAGCGGGGAGTGGTCTTTGATGTCGGCCACGGCGAGGGGAGCTTCAGCTGGGAGGTCGCCGAGCAGGCGCTGCGGGAGGGGGTGCTGCCCCAGACCATCTCGAGCGACCTGCACCGGTACAACGTCGACGGTCCGGTGTACGACCTCGCCACGACGTTGAGCAAATTCCTGCACCTTGGCCTGTCCCTGGAGGAGGCGCTGCGCAGGGTGACCGCCGTGCCCGCCGGGGTGATACGCATGGCGGATCGGATCGGAACGCTCCGCGTGGGTGCGTGGGGGGACGCGGTGGTGTGCGATCTCCAGGAGGGACGGTTCGACCTGATCGATTCCCACGGCCGGCACCGCCTCGGCCGGCGGCGGCTCGTGCCGACCACGGTGGTGCGCGCCGGGAAGCGGTACCACCCTCCGATCGGGCGGGCGGGCCTCGCCCGCGACCGGGGATGA
- a CDS encoding divalent metal cation transporter, with translation MTDDTRRAVGPRPAWRARSHHIIHRRTWRQFFQRMGPGIVSGAADNDPAGVVTYIQVGATTGVGLLWLMFLATPMLYYLEEMSTRLGVVTKRGIGRVLRSHYGPRVAAAVVGPVVLSNVLTIGADLAGTAAALALLTGIAWEWWVVPLAALLASTLIFASYRTISRFLLLLTPLFVLYIITGVIVHPDWNRVLRATFVPTIKFTPTYFTAALGLLGATLTPYMFFWQTTEEVEARRKVEDLSGENVDVAAGMVYANLVFYFIILVAAVVLFGRGVNVQTVQDAALSLRPLAGPGAGLLFGLGIIVSGTLAVPVMAACTAYSLAELFGWAEGLDKKIWQARGFYLLLAGALAVGGAIALLHISPVTLMFWSQIVNGFLLAPLFFVLVRLANDPRVLRGHTNGRMSNIVGWGSVLLTLALALLTLQQLVGGG, from the coding sequence ATGACGGACGACACCAGGCGAGCGGTCGGGCCCCGCCCCGCGTGGCGCGCCAGATCCCATCACATCATCCACCGCCGCACCTGGCGGCAGTTCTTCCAGCGAATGGGACCGGGGATCGTGTCGGGGGCCGCGGACAACGATCCGGCGGGAGTCGTGACCTACATCCAAGTCGGCGCGACCACGGGAGTGGGCCTGCTCTGGCTCATGTTCCTCGCGACGCCGATGCTCTACTATCTCGAAGAGATGTCGACCCGGCTGGGGGTGGTGACCAAGCGGGGGATCGGACGCGTCCTCCGCTCTCACTACGGGCCCCGGGTCGCCGCGGCCGTGGTCGGGCCGGTCGTCCTCTCCAACGTGCTCACGATCGGCGCGGACCTCGCCGGCACCGCCGCCGCACTGGCACTGCTCACAGGGATCGCCTGGGAGTGGTGGGTCGTGCCGCTGGCGGCGCTGCTGGCCAGCACCCTCATCTTTGCCAGCTACCGGACGATCAGCCGGTTCCTGCTGCTGCTGACGCCGCTGTTTGTCCTGTACATCATCACGGGCGTCATCGTCCACCCGGACTGGAACCGAGTGCTGCGGGCGACGTTTGTGCCGACGATCAAGTTTACGCCCACGTACTTCACGGCCGCGCTCGGCCTGTTGGGGGCGACACTCACCCCATACATGTTCTTCTGGCAGACCACCGAGGAAGTAGAGGCTCGCCGCAAGGTCGAGGACTTATCGGGTGAAAACGTCGATGTCGCGGCCGGCATGGTCTACGCGAACCTGGTCTTCTACTTCATCATCCTGGTGGCCGCGGTTGTGCTCTTCGGGCGGGGGGTCAACGTCCAGACCGTCCAAGACGCCGCGCTCTCGCTGCGGCCGCTGGCCGGCCCCGGCGCCGGTCTGCTCTTCGGGCTCGGCATCATCGTCAGCGGTACCCTCGCCGTCCCCGTGATGGCCGCCTGCACCGCGTACAGCCTGGCCGAGTTGTTCGGGTGGGCGGAGGGGCTCGACAAGAAAATCTGGCAGGCCCGGGGGTTCTACCTCCTCCTCGCCGGGGCGCTCGCCGTGGGGGGTGCCATCGCCCTGCTGCACATCTCCCCCGTCACCTTGATGTTCTGGTCGCAGATCGTGAACGGGTTCCTGCTTGCGCCGCTGTTCTTCGTCCTGGTGCGCCTGGCGAACGACCCTCGCGTCCTCCGCGGGCACACCAACGGACGAATGTCGAACATCGTCGGGTGGGGCTCGGTGTTGCTCACGCTGGCGCTCGCGCTGCTGACGCTCCAGCAGCTCGTTGGCGGCGGCTAA
- a CDS encoding mandelate racemase/muconate lactonizing enzyme family protein, which produces MRITRVDVFGYDLHYVHGRYVMSAGRAVDALPSTVVRVATDNGLNGWGEVCPLGPTYLPAFAAGARAALRELAPAVIGCDPSNLGLINDRLDAALRGHGYAKSPIDIACWDLFGRSAGAPVAALLGGQRQPRYPLYIAVPLGPAGEMAGYVRARRAEGIHAFQLKIGGDPHVDRDRVEAVLGVTDSADIVIADANGGWALQDAVVAARLLDPFQRIYLEQPCATLEECLAVRQHTTLPFILDEVVTDVPSLLRAVRAGGMEAINLKISKVGGLTKARLIRDLAQALGVRMTIEDTWGGDVVTAAISHLAGSTRPEMLFTVSFMNDWVREHIAGHRPRSQDGIGTTPDAPGLGVEVDAAALGTPLFSCPA; this is translated from the coding sequence ATGCGGATCACGAGGGTCGACGTCTTCGGCTACGATCTGCACTACGTGCACGGCCGCTACGTCATGTCCGCCGGCCGCGCCGTCGACGCGCTCCCGAGCACCGTGGTGCGGGTGGCCACCGATAACGGGCTCAATGGCTGGGGGGAGGTCTGTCCGCTGGGCCCCACCTATCTCCCGGCGTTCGCGGCGGGGGCGCGCGCCGCACTGCGGGAACTCGCTCCTGCGGTCATCGGGTGCGACCCCAGCAACCTGGGGCTGATCAACGATCGGTTGGACGCCGCCCTGCGCGGCCACGGATACGCAAAAAGCCCGATTGACATCGCCTGCTGGGACCTGTTTGGCCGATCGGCGGGGGCGCCCGTCGCCGCGCTCCTGGGCGGTCAGCGGCAGCCCCGCTATCCGCTGTACATCGCGGTGCCGCTGGGGCCGGCGGGCGAAATGGCGGGCTACGTGCGGGCGCGGCGAGCGGAAGGGATTCACGCCTTCCAGCTCAAGATCGGCGGGGACCCGCACGTCGATCGAGACCGCGTCGAGGCCGTGCTCGGGGTGACCGACTCCGCGGACATCGTGATCGCCGACGCGAACGGCGGCTGGGCGCTCCAGGACGCGGTGGTCGCCGCCCGCCTGCTCGACCCGTTCCAGCGAATCTACCTCGAGCAGCCGTGCGCCACGCTCGAGGAGTGCCTCGCCGTGCGCCAGCATACCACCCTGCCGTTCATCCTCGATGAGGTCGTCACCGACGTTCCCTCGCTTCTCCGCGCCGTCCGGGCCGGGGGGATGGAAGCGATCAACCTGAAGATCAGCAAGGTCGGTGGGTTGACCAAGGCGCGGCTGATCCGCGATCTGGCTCAGGCCCTCGGGGTACGGATGACCATCGAGGACACCTGGGGCGGGGATGTTGTCACCGCGGCGATCAGCCATCTCGCCGGCAGCACCCGCCCCGAGATGCTGTTCACCGTGTCGTTCATGAACGACTGGGTGCGGGAACACATCGCCGGGCACAGGCCCCGATCGCAGGATGGAATCGGGACGACGCCGGACGCCCCCGGATTGGGCGTTGAGGTCGACGCCGCGGCACTGGGGACGCCGCTGTTCAGCTGTCCCGCATGA
- a CDS encoding membrane dipeptidase encodes MAQRRKPSLTPEEARKLHYEALVIDSQQPPAINGFLYTEKMKAAVAEHARQGLGRDEVAPQMSVMAVREIQDSAAAREQYLDLWRRSGVTVACGTFSGAHRMGGAFERACESIARAYAFADALQGSLVICRHADEIDRTYRDGKIGIVLDFQNTTPFGDDLDRVDYFHQLGVRMVQLTYNLRNLVGDGCTEAHQGGLSYFGREVVRRLNERKILVDVSHCSEQVGWDALQVSTAPVVVSHSASKAVCYHDRGKTDELAKAVADRGGYFGVVIVPGFISESTEATLDDFARHVEHLVDICGIDHVGIGTDKAGTGPGTESIVEYPASMPRHRPGSFDWAGFRLTEHRLTPERRLRGYDTFADWPNLTVHLAGRGFGEQELRKLLGLNFLRVFRDIAG; translated from the coding sequence ATGGCCCAGAGGCGCAAGCCGAGCCTGACGCCGGAGGAAGCTCGAAAGCTGCACTACGAGGCGTTGGTGATCGACAGCCAGCAACCCCCGGCGATCAACGGGTTCCTGTACACGGAGAAGATGAAGGCCGCGGTCGCGGAACACGCCCGGCAGGGGCTGGGACGCGACGAGGTCGCTCCGCAGATGTCCGTGATGGCGGTCCGGGAGATCCAGGATTCCGCCGCGGCCCGCGAACAGTATCTGGACCTGTGGCGCCGGTCCGGCGTCACCGTGGCCTGCGGGACGTTTTCCGGCGCTCACCGGATGGGGGGGGCATTTGAGCGGGCCTGCGAGTCGATCGCCAGGGCCTATGCCTTTGCGGACGCGCTCCAGGGCTCGCTGGTGATTTGCCGGCATGCCGACGAGATCGATCGGACGTACCGGGACGGCAAGATCGGCATCGTCCTCGATTTTCAGAACACCACCCCGTTCGGCGATGACCTCGACCGGGTCGACTACTTCCATCAACTAGGCGTCCGGATGGTGCAGCTGACGTACAATCTCCGGAACCTGGTCGGCGATGGGTGCACCGAGGCCCACCAGGGCGGCCTTTCGTACTTCGGCCGGGAGGTGGTGCGCCGTCTCAACGAGCGGAAGATCCTCGTCGACGTCAGCCACTGTAGCGAGCAGGTCGGATGGGACGCCCTGCAGGTGTCGACGGCGCCGGTGGTGGTGTCCCATTCGGCGAGCAAGGCCGTCTGCTACCACGACCGCGGCAAGACCGATGAGCTGGCGAAGGCGGTGGCCGACCGCGGTGGATACTTCGGCGTCGTCATCGTTCCCGGATTCATCTCGGAGTCGACGGAGGCGACGCTCGACGACTTCGCCCGGCATGTCGAACACCTCGTCGATATCTGTGGGATCGACCACGTGGGGATCGGCACGGACAAGGCGGGAACGGGGCCGGGGACCGAGTCGATCGTCGAGTACCCGGCCTCGATGCCCCGGCACCGGCCCGGCTCATTTGACTGGGCGGGGTTCCGGCTCACGGAGCACCGCCTCACCCCCGAGCGACGCCTCAGGGGGTACGATACCTTCGCCGATTGGCCGAACCTGACCGTGCACCTGGCGGGGCGGGGGTTCGGCGAGCAGGAACTGCGCAAGCTGCTCGGGTTGAATTTTCTCAGGGTCTTCCGCGACATCGCCGGCTGA